The nucleotide sequence TTTTATTGAAGAAAATGCCTTGAAAGTAGTTAATATAGATATTTAATCTTTTAAACTTTACCTTAAAATATTTAACTGATTAATGTAAAAAGTAATATTTTTCTTAATTTTATTATTTTATAAGTTTTACATCAAAATAAACAAGTATTATTCAATTAATTATAACAATATCTTTCATTATAAGCTTTATAATAGTTTTATTTAATATAACATTAAAGAAAAAATAATGTATATAATTATACATTATTTTAAGTTTATAGTAATTTTTTCATTAAAATAGAAATATAAATTTTATTTATATGACACCAGCATAGGATTACATGTATTTTAAGAGTTTTTTGCTAAATGTTAATATAATATAATATAAATTTTTCAATATATGTAATGACTAGATTTTACTGAATATATAATATTTATTAATATTAGGTTTTTCCATGTTAGTAAAAGTCTTAACTTCAACATTAGTAGGGATAGATAATTTTTGCCAAGATCCTCTTACTTCAATGCTTAAAGCTGATAACGGTACATTAGCAATACTATGCCATAATATACCAGCATTTTATGCTATAACACCACAGCGATTAGCAAATTTATTAGCGTTAGAATCAAATTTTATTCAAAAAAATAATATTTTTTTGAATAAAAATATTTTCAAAAGGCAAAATACAGAAAATTTTGCATCAGTAGGTAAATTTTCCATGTATCAAGGTTGGCATCCAGATATTGATTTTCAACGGCAAGCAGCGGTTTGGGGAATTACGTTAAAAGAACCGGTTACTACGAATGAATTAGCTGCTTTTATTACATATTGGGAAGCAGAAGGTTGTTTATTTCATCATGTACAATGGCAACAAAAGTTAGCACGTCATGTACAAATGAATAGAATTATTAATAGTGGTTATTTCAAGCGTGATATCACTCAAATTAGTAATACTGATTATGATATCCCCGATGGTTTTCGAGGTGAGTAATGAAAACACCGAATGATC is from Pantoea sp. Aalb and encodes:
- the dnaT gene encoding primosomal protein DnaT produces the protein MLVKVLTSTLVGIDNFCQDPLTSMLKADNGTLAILCHNIPAFYAITPQRLANLLALESNFIQKNNIFLNKNIFKRQNTENFASVGKFSMYQGWHPDIDFQRQAAVWGITLKEPVTTNELAAFITYWEAEGCLFHHVQWQQKLARHVQMNRIINSGYFKRDITQISNTDYDIPDGFRGE